One Clavibacter zhangzhiyongii genomic region harbors:
- a CDS encoding 3-oxoacyl-ACP synthase III: MLLNGNATFRHRNTSLLGLASVLAPHTVTSAEIDDRLKPVLARLRLPTGLLQRVAGVLERRNWDAGMSFDAAATQAGKKALAEAGVDASQIGLLINTSVTRAHLEPSVAVSIHNGLGLPSSALNFDIANACLGFVNAMTLAGHLIDSGQIDYAMIVDGEDAGEIRHNTVARLLRPETTRADFLSEFPSLTLGAGAAAAVLGRTSDHPEGHRILGGVTRAATQHHELCIGDVDGMFTDTKELLRGGMELVVAAWKEAAQDDWEWSDMDRYILHQVSDVHTNAIVKAAKLDKSRVPLTYPRYGNVGPASIPITLADQADSLSRGDRVLCMGVGSGLNTAMTEILW; the protein is encoded by the coding sequence ATGCTGTTGAACGGTAACGCCACTTTCCGGCATCGGAACACCTCGCTGCTGGGTCTCGCCAGCGTCCTCGCCCCGCACACCGTGACCTCGGCGGAGATCGACGACCGGCTGAAGCCCGTCCTCGCGCGCCTGCGCCTCCCCACGGGCCTGCTGCAGCGCGTCGCGGGCGTGCTCGAGCGCCGCAACTGGGACGCCGGGATGTCGTTCGACGCCGCCGCGACGCAGGCGGGGAAGAAGGCGCTGGCCGAGGCGGGCGTCGACGCGTCGCAGATCGGCCTGCTCATCAACACGTCGGTCACGCGGGCGCACCTGGAGCCGAGCGTCGCGGTCAGCATCCACAACGGGCTCGGCCTGCCGTCGTCCGCGCTCAACTTCGACATCGCCAACGCGTGCCTCGGCTTCGTCAACGCCATGACGCTCGCGGGCCACCTCATCGACTCGGGCCAGATCGACTACGCGATGATCGTCGACGGCGAGGACGCCGGCGAGATCCGCCACAACACGGTCGCGCGCCTGCTCCGCCCCGAGACCACGCGCGCCGACTTCCTCAGCGAGTTCCCGAGCCTCACGCTGGGCGCGGGCGCCGCGGCGGCCGTCCTCGGGCGCACGAGCGACCACCCCGAGGGGCACCGGATCCTCGGCGGCGTCACGCGCGCGGCCACGCAGCACCACGAGCTCTGCATCGGCGACGTCGACGGCATGTTCACCGACACGAAGGAGCTCCTCCGCGGTGGCATGGAGCTCGTCGTCGCCGCGTGGAAGGAGGCCGCCCAGGACGACTGGGAGTGGTCGGACATGGACCGCTACATCCTCCACCAGGTCTCCGACGTGCACACCAACGCCATCGTCAAGGCCGCGAAGCTCGACAAGTCGCGCGTGCCGCTGACCTACCCGCGCTACGGCAACGTCGGCCCCGCGAGCATCCCGATCACGCTCGCCGACCAGGCCGACAGCCTCAGCCGCGGCGACCGCGTGCTCTGCATGGGCGTGGGCTCCGGCCTCAACACGGCCATGACCGAGATCCTCTGGTAG
- a CDS encoding M50 family metallopeptidase — MDGVFLYILGVLIIVVGVAVSIGLHEVGHLVPAKLFGVRVTQYMIGFGPTIFSRRRGETEYGVKAIPLGGYISMIGMFPPQSSRAGTSSTGIAQLVGPDTRRGAADAAGPAAPDADDRAGRGFFDLLVQDARQASAESIGDDEDRAFYKLSVPKRMVIMLGGPAMNFLLAILLFAVVLCGFGVTTPTTTVGQVNACIVPAGSTASADPATCPAGAPAAPGAAAGLEPGDTIVSIDGTPITAWDQVTGTVQVSAGRELDVVVERDGARQTLAITPVLTEQAVIGQRGAPEVDEQGRPVTREVGLIGFSPTQAVQRQPLSAAFTTTGENMAAVGNLILNLPQRLVDVGRAAFGGGERDPNGPMSVVGVGRVAGEIASLDETPVASRASAMIGLVASLNVALGMINLLPLLPLDGGHVLGAVVEGVRRFLAKVLGRRDPGPVDVAKLMPLTFVVVILFGAMSALLIFADLVNPVRLT; from the coding sequence ATGGACGGCGTCTTCCTCTACATCCTCGGGGTGCTCATCATCGTGGTCGGCGTCGCCGTGTCCATCGGCCTCCACGAGGTCGGGCACCTCGTGCCCGCCAAGCTGTTCGGCGTCCGCGTCACGCAGTACATGATCGGCTTCGGCCCGACGATCTTCAGCCGCCGCAGGGGCGAGACCGAGTACGGCGTGAAGGCCATCCCGCTCGGCGGCTACATCTCCATGATCGGCATGTTCCCGCCGCAGAGCTCGCGCGCCGGCACGAGCAGCACCGGCATCGCGCAGCTCGTCGGGCCCGACACCCGCCGCGGCGCCGCCGACGCCGCGGGCCCGGCCGCCCCCGACGCCGACGACCGCGCCGGCCGCGGCTTCTTCGACCTCCTCGTGCAGGACGCCCGCCAGGCCAGCGCCGAGAGCATCGGCGACGACGAGGACCGCGCCTTCTACAAGCTGTCCGTGCCGAAGCGCATGGTCATCATGCTGGGCGGGCCCGCGATGAACTTCCTCCTCGCGATCCTGCTGTTCGCCGTGGTCCTCTGCGGCTTCGGCGTCACGACGCCCACCACCACGGTCGGCCAGGTGAACGCGTGCATCGTGCCCGCAGGATCCACCGCGTCCGCCGATCCCGCCACCTGCCCCGCCGGCGCCCCCGCCGCCCCGGGCGCCGCGGCCGGCCTCGAGCCCGGCGACACGATCGTGAGCATCGACGGCACCCCGATCACCGCGTGGGACCAGGTCACGGGCACCGTGCAGGTGTCCGCGGGCCGGGAGCTCGACGTGGTCGTGGAGCGCGACGGCGCACGTCAGACGCTCGCCATCACGCCCGTCCTCACGGAGCAGGCGGTCATCGGCCAGCGCGGCGCGCCCGAGGTCGACGAGCAGGGCCGGCCGGTCACGCGCGAGGTCGGGCTCATCGGCTTCAGCCCCACGCAGGCGGTGCAGCGGCAGCCGCTCTCGGCCGCGTTCACCACCACGGGCGAGAACATGGCGGCCGTCGGCAACCTCATCCTGAACCTCCCGCAGCGGCTCGTCGACGTCGGCCGCGCGGCCTTCGGCGGCGGGGAGCGCGACCCCAACGGCCCGATGAGCGTGGTCGGCGTCGGCCGCGTCGCCGGCGAGATCGCGAGCCTCGACGAGACGCCCGTCGCCTCCCGCGCCTCCGCGATGATCGGCCTCGTCGCCTCGCTCAACGTGGCGCTCGGCATGATCAACCTCCTGCCGCTCCTGCCGCTCGACGGCGGGCACGTGCTCGGCGCCGTCGTGGAGGGCGTCCGCCGCTTCCTCGCCAAGGTGCTCGGCCGCCGCGATCCCGGGCCCGTCGACGTCGCGAAGCTCATGCCCCTGACGTTCGTGGTCGTGATCCTCTTCGGCGCCATGAGCGCGCTGCTGATCTTCGCCGACCTGGTGAACCCCGTCCGCCTCACCTGA
- the ispG gene encoding flavodoxin-dependent (E)-4-hydroxy-3-methylbut-2-enyl-diphosphate synthase, with amino-acid sequence MPAVNLGMPKVPEVLAPRRKTRQISVGKVKVGGDAQVSVQSMTTTQTTNINATLQQIAELTATGCDIVRVAVPHQDDADVLHILAKKSQIPIIADIHFQPRYVFTAIDAGVGAVRVNPGNIRKFDDQVGAIAKAAKAAGTSIRIGVNAGSLHPSLLQKYGKATPEALVESAVWEASLFEEHDFHDFKISVKHNDPVIMVKAYRLLAERGDWPLHLGVTEAGPAFQGTIKSATAFGILLSEGIGDTIRVSLSAPPAEEVKVGLQILQSLNLRERKLEIVSCPSCGRAQVDVYSLAEQVTEGLKHVNVPLRVAVMGCVVNGPGEAREAELGVASGNGRGQIFVKGEVIKTVPEAEIVQTLIEEANRLAAEMPAGSIGSPEILV; translated from the coding sequence GTGCCAGCAGTCAATCTCGGAATGCCGAAGGTCCCTGAGGTCCTCGCGCCCCGTCGCAAGACCCGTCAGATCAGCGTCGGCAAGGTGAAGGTGGGCGGCGACGCCCAGGTCAGCGTCCAGTCGATGACGACCACGCAGACGACCAACATCAACGCCACGCTCCAGCAGATCGCCGAGCTCACGGCCACCGGCTGCGACATCGTGCGCGTCGCGGTGCCGCACCAGGACGACGCGGACGTGCTGCACATCCTGGCGAAGAAGAGCCAGATCCCGATCATCGCGGACATCCACTTCCAGCCCCGCTACGTCTTCACGGCCATCGACGCCGGCGTCGGCGCGGTGCGCGTGAACCCGGGCAACATCCGCAAGTTCGACGACCAGGTCGGCGCCATCGCGAAGGCCGCCAAGGCCGCCGGCACCTCCATCCGCATCGGCGTCAACGCCGGATCCCTGCACCCGAGCCTGCTGCAGAAGTACGGCAAGGCCACGCCCGAGGCGCTCGTCGAGTCCGCCGTCTGGGAGGCGAGCCTCTTCGAGGAGCACGACTTCCACGACTTCAAGATCTCGGTCAAGCACAACGACCCCGTCATCATGGTCAAGGCCTACCGCCTGCTCGCCGAGCGCGGCGACTGGCCCCTCCACCTCGGCGTCACCGAGGCCGGCCCCGCGTTCCAGGGCACGATCAAGAGCGCCACGGCGTTCGGCATCCTGCTCTCCGAGGGCATCGGCGACACCATCCGCGTCTCCCTCTCCGCGCCTCCCGCGGAGGAGGTGAAGGTGGGCCTGCAGATCCTGCAGTCGCTCAACCTCCGCGAGCGCAAGCTCGAGATCGTCTCCTGCCCGAGCTGCGGCCGCGCCCAGGTCGACGTCTACTCGCTGGCCGAGCAGGTCACCGAGGGGCTCAAGCACGTCAACGTGCCGCTGCGCGTCGCCGTCATGGGCTGCGTCGTCAACGGTCCCGGCGAGGCCCGCGAGGCCGAGCTCGGCGTCGCGTCCGGCAACGGCCGCGGGCAGATCTTCGTGAAGGGCGAGGTCATCAAGACCGTGCCCGAGGCCGAGATCGTCCAGACGCTCATCGAGGAGGCCAACCGCCTCGCCGCGGAGATGCCCGCCGGATCCATCGGCAGCCCCGAGATCCTCGTCTAG